The following coding sequences are from one Ornithodoros turicata isolate Travis chromosome 1, ASM3712646v1, whole genome shotgun sequence window:
- the LOC135378344 gene encoding uncharacterized protein LOC135378344, protein MRDACMPLKKWASNCSEIQDHVDSTKSGVSQHELIRDTEGDETARVLGLTWDTRPDTLNFNGPNVLEALSQVGDSKRSVLQTVAKIFDPLGLAAPFAIKAKMVFQQLWQQGVGWDKPIPDSVKCDWDSWKAELADLLNVSVPRNLKRGIETITSTQLHLFSDASPLAYGTCAYLRCEDYDGNVQCTLILSKARLAPLKKLSLPRLELMGALIAARTAKFVKHALRMPSVPTYFWADSSIALTWIKGRAARWKVFVCNRVTEIQATSTADQWRYCPGKQNPADCLTRGMTIHALLRSSHWWEGPNWLKDGESQWPKFDAPSRTEESNMEACSNSSQVMHVTLEKVEPLMDIQDFSSHVKLLRVTAWARRFIDRCKKAAQSSAPWITAEEINAADEYWIKVAQQESFPHEVQELKRGCAIPKASKIGKLQPYLDKYGIMRLKGRLEFSPETETVKHPIILDKRHRLSYLIVNSAHRRTQHGGVQATMNDVRERWWVTQARQLTKSVLSRCGTCRRFRAQAATSPTAPLPLDRVHQGHPFETVGIDFAGPLYVSSKKNSERRVIHLCDVKGIALGTSVGPHRRLLPASYAPFYRSSRDPIHYLLR, encoded by the coding sequence ATGCGTGACGCTTGCATGCCGTTAAAGAAATGGGCATCAAACTGTAGTGAAATTCAAGATCACGTCGATAGCACGAAGTCGGGAGTTTCGCAACATGAACTGATTCGAGATACCGAAGGTGACGAGACAGCTAGAGTACTCGGACTAACTTGGGACACCAGACCGGATACACTGAATTTCAATGGACCGAACGTCCTCGAAGCACTCAGTCAAGTAGGCGACAGCAAACGCTCGGTGCTTCAGACAGTCGCGAAGATCTTCGATCCACTCGGACTGGCCGCACCGTTCGCTATCAAGGCCAAAATGGTATTCCAACAACTTTGGCAGCAAGGTGTGGGGTGGGACAAGCCAATACCGGACAGCGTCAAATGTGACTGGGACTCCTGGAAAGCAGAACTGGCGGATCTACTTAATGTATCTGTTCCACGGAACCTGAAGAGAGGTATAGAGACGATTACGTCAACACAACTTCATCTTTTTAGCGATGCGAGTCCACTAGCGTATGGGACATGTGCATACCTCAGATGTGAAGACTACGACGGTAACGTACAATGTACGTTGATTCTCTCTAAGGCTCGCCTAGCCCCTCTCAAGAAATTATCGCTTCCCAGGCTGGAGCTCATGGGAGCTCTCATTGCTGCCAGAACCGCAAAATTTGTCAAACACGCGCTACGTATGCCGTCTGTTCCGACATATTTCTGGGCGGACTCCAGCATTGCACTCACTTGGATAAAAGGACGAGCTGCAAGATGGAAGGTTTTTGTGTGCAACCGCGTAACAGAGATTCAGGCAACGTCGACAGCGGATCAATGGCGGTACTGCCCAGGAAAACAAAACCCCGCGGACTGTTTGACGCGGGGCATGACAATTCACGCATTGTTAAGGAGCTCGCACTGGTGGGAAGGTCCCAACTGGCTCAAGGACGGAGAGTCTCAGTGGCCAAAATTTGATGCTCCGTCCCGGACTGAAGAATCGAACATGGAAGCCTGCAGTAACTCTTCGCAGGTGATGCACGTGACTCTCGAAAAGGTAGAGCCCCTAATGGATATCCAGGACTTTAGCAGCCACGTGAAACTACTACGAGTTACCGCTTGGGCTAGGCGGTTTATTGACAGATGCAAGAAGGCAGCTCAATCATCCGCACCGTGGATTACCGCCGAGGAAATCAATGCAGCCGATGAGTACTGGATAAAGGTTGCTCAACAAGAGAGCTTCCCTCACGAGGTGCAGGAACTGAAACGTGGCTGCGCCATTCCGAAGGCTTCCAAGATTGGCAAGTTGCAACCCTACTTGGACAAGTATGGGATCATGAGATTAAAGGGACGCCTGGAATTTTCACCAGAAACAGAGACTGTAAAGCACCCAATAATTTTAGACAAACGTCATAGGCTGTCTTACCTGATCGTTAACAGCGCACATCGGCGGACCCAGCACGGCGGTGTCCAGGCCACTATGAACGACGTTCGCGAAAGGTGGTGGGTTACGCAAGCTCGACAACTAACGAAAAGTGTACTTTCAAGGTGCGGTACGTGTCGACGTTTTCGAGCGCAGGCAGCGACGTCTCCGACGGCACCGCTGCCACTGGACCGAGTACATCAAGGCCATCCCTTCGAAACAGTGGGCATAGACTTCGCCGGGCCACTGTACGTCTCGAGCAAGAAAAACTCCGAACGTCGCGTTATTCACTTGTGCGACGTCAAGGGCATTGCACTTGGAACTAGTGTCGGACCTCACCGTAGACTCCTTCCTGCTAGCTATGCGCCGTTTTATCGCTCGTCGCGGGACCCCATCCACTATTTACTCCGATAA
- the LOC135378355 gene encoding uncharacterized protein LOC135378355 — MERLKSKRGTRRAQTTRIPNEASTVLKDGTASAEALNALLQRLTTSNAELVVLNTAIEPLVTDEDYERYGVKSVAGLPITEASYDDATEILKERFESHTWIAFTRSSRQFLRSNANRNTIIFPAIGNRNRLLPLGSSPDHHQHCKPNRCRRHRSGVHVNDSYDELQAVLKFLHVEVESREKSEVAERNLKKQIQPVSKTATLGRANPSAAVLHNASTNPAPCFFCSNTEHSTEECVRSVQLSDKKAKLAKDKRCFRCTKKGHSARDCRGRMRCRNCGGRHVTSMCDPSWKPDKKERAITDAKDVTNVLVPGGACRNGTVVLQTFRCWAVGRGKCIYVRGVVDGGSQQTFISKQLADHLKLKVIDTVTLTLNTFGDTSASSERKQCNVVELSLHSQFSPSEYLLKAVIVPVICRDIIATPLNIDLVTRIQESGGVIADDLMFQNATNLSGINLLLGADQLWNFVTGRIERCYNNENFVGIETTLGWTFQGPTNSQDVDCVTSSLMTCVQRTDAACDCENSRSLRQMWQLDGIGIKDETTIQDDDRVFQQVFSTVSKENGRYTVALPWKTSASDLPDNRDIAERRLRSLVKRLHKEKKLEEYDRAIQKYMSDGIAEQVRGKKTSDRLYYMPHRAVVREGSTSTRVRVVFDAPSHAAGCCSLNDCLETGPKINCDLLSTLLRFRLNNVALVADIEKAFLQVAVRGEDRDALRFLWFEQPPTSSDCLPPICEWRMTRVPFGTSASSFLLGATMLHHLRNVSGPEQEVAQMMADSFYVDDLLPAPMQQKRQNAS; from the exons ggtacggagttaagagtgtagctggACTTCCTATCACAGAGGCCTCGTACGACGATGCTACAGAAATTCTCAAGGAGCGTTTCG AGTCACATACGTGGATTGCGTTCACTCGGAGTTCAAGACAGTTCTTACGCAGCAATGCTAACAGAAATACTATTATCTTCCCTGCCATCGGAAATCGTAATCGACTTTTACCGCTCGGTTCGTCGCCCGACCACCACCAGCACTGCAAGCCCAACAGATGCAGGAGACACCGCAGCGGCGTCCACGTCAACGACAGTTACGACGAACTACAGGCAGTGCTGAAGTTCCTTCACGTGGAGGTTGAGAGTCGAGAGAAAAGCGAAGTCGCAGAACGTAACCTCAAGAAACAAATTCAGCCTGTCAGCAAAACAGCTACCTTAGGCCGAGCGAATCCATCTGCTGCAGTTCTACACAACGCATCTACAAACCCAGCACCTTGCTTCTTCTGCAGCAACACTGAGCACAGTACTGAAGAGTGTGTTCGATCAGTGCAATTGAGCGACAAGAAGGCGAAGCTCGCTAAGGATAAAAGATGTTTTCGCTGTACCAAGAAGGGCCACAGCGCCAGAGATTGCCGAGGGAGGATGAGATGCAGGAATTGCGGCGGTCGTCACGTAACATCCATGTGCGATCCTTCGTGGAAGCCCGATAAGAAAGAACGGGCCATAACTGATGCTAAGGATGTCACAAATGTCCTAGTACCCGGAGGAGCTTGCAGGAACGGCACAGTGGTCCTACAGACTTTCAGATGCTGGGCCGTCGGAAGAGGAAAGTGCATCTACGTTAGAGGAGTCGTGGACGGAGGCAGTCAACAAACCTTCATAAGCAAGCAATTGGCTGATCACCTAAAACTCAAGGTGATCGACACTGTTACGCTCACGCTCAATACTTTCGGAGACACTTCTGCAAGTTCAGAACGAAAACAATGTAACGTCGTGGAACTCAGTCTACACAGTCAGTTCTCGCCTTCAGAGTATCTGCTAAAGGCAGTCATCGTACCCGTTATTTGCAGGGACATCATCGCCACACCTTTGAATATTGATCTGGTAACCAGAATTCAGGAAAGCGGCGGCGTCATAGCCGACGACCTCATGTTTCAGAACGCAACGAATTTAAGTGGGATTAATTTACTTCTGGGTGCGGACCAGCTATGGAACTTCGTCACCGGCAGAATCGAGCGGTGCTACAACAACGAGAACTTCGTGGGAATCGAGACTACACTAGGGTGGACTTTTCAAGGCCCCACAAACTCACAAGATGTGGATTGCGTTACGTCGAGTCTTATGACTTGCGTGCAAAGAACCGATGCTGCCTGTGATTGCGAAAACTCCAGATCGCTACGCCAAATGTGGCAACTTGATGGCATCGGCATAAAAGATGAAACCACCATTCAAGATGACGACAGAGTGTTCCAACAGGTCTTCAGCACGGTATCGAAAGAAAACGGCAGGTATACTGTTGcgctcccatggaaaacgtcTGCGTCCGACTTACCTGACAACCGTGACATTGCTGAACGTCGACTGAGGAGCTTAGTAAAACGACTGCACAAAGAGAAAAAACTTGAAGAATACGACCGTGCTATTCAAAAATACATGAGCGACGGTATTGCTGAACAAGTAAGAGGGAAAAAAACGAGTGACCGGTTGTACTACATGCCTCACCGTGCCGTAGTTCGGGAAGGATCAACATCAACAAGAGTGAGAGTTGTTTTTGATGCGCCTTCCCATGCAGCAGGGTGCTGTTCGTTAAATGACTGTCTCGAAACCGGACCGAAGATAAACTGTGACCTTCTATCGACGCTACTGCGCTTCCGCCTGAACAACGTGGCTTTAGTTGCCGATATTGAAAAGGCATTTCTGCAAGTCGCCGTTAGAGGTGAAGACAGAGACGCTCTAAGGTTCCTTTGGTTTGAGCAGCCACCCACCTCAAGCGATTGTCTACCTCCTATTTGCGAATGGAGGATGACACGGGTGCCCTTTGGGACGTCGGCAAGTTCCTTTCTGCTAGGAGCTACGATGCTTCATCACCTCAGGAATGTCTCCGGACCTGAACAAGAAGTTGCGCAAATGATGGCAGACTCGTTCTACGTTGATGACCTGCTCCCGGCACCGATGCAGCAGAAGAGGCAAAATGCATCATAA